One Prodigiosinella aquatilis DNA window includes the following coding sequences:
- the gcvH gene encoding glycine cleavage system protein GcvH codes for MSNVPAELKYTTSHEWVMAEGDGIYSVGITEHAQELLGDMVFLDLPEIGTTVAVGEDCAVAESVKAASDIYAPISGEIVAINDELETTPELVNSAPYSDGWLFRIKAADESDLNELLDANGYQALLEEDE; via the coding sequence ATGAGCAATGTCCCGGCAGAGTTAAAATATACCACTTCGCATGAGTGGGTGATGGCGGAAGGTGATGGTATTTATAGTGTCGGTATCACGGAACACGCCCAGGAATTGTTGGGTGACATGGTGTTTCTCGATCTTCCTGAAATAGGAACGACCGTCGCTGTGGGTGAAGATTGTGCTGTTGCGGAATCGGTGAAAGCCGCATCGGATATTTATGCGCCGATCAGCGGTGAGATTGTGGCAATTAACGACGAATTGGAAACTACTCCCGAACTGGTTAACAGCGCACCTTATAGTGATGGTTGGCTATTCCGCATCAAAGCTGCTGATGAGTCTGATCTGAATGAATTGCTTGATGCCAATGGATATCAGGCACTGTTGGAAGAAGACGAATAA
- the gcvT gene encoding glycine cleavage system aminomethyltransferase GcvT, giving the protein MAKQTPLYEQHVADGAKMVDFHGWMMPLHYGSQLEEHHTVRNSAGMFDVSHMTIVDLRGARTREFLRYLLANDVAKLTQPGKALYSAMLLPSGGVIDDLIVYFLTEDYFRLVVNSATRDKDLAWISEHATSFGVDIQVRDDLALIAIQGPQAQEKVQGLLTEKQRRQVAGMKPFFGVQADDWFIATTGYTGEAGYEIALPQEQVVSTWQQLLAVGVKPCGLGARDTLRLEAGMNLYGQDMDESISPLAANMGWTIAWQPEDRQFIGREALELQRATGTEQLVGLVMTEKGVLRNALPVHFTDTHGVMQEGVITSGSFSPTLGVSIALARVPAGIGENAIVQIRNREVSVRVTKPNFVRAGKSIVQY; this is encoded by the coding sequence ATGGCAAAGCAAACTCCGTTATATGAACAGCATGTGGCCGATGGGGCCAAAATGGTGGATTTTCACGGCTGGATGATGCCGCTGCATTATGGTTCCCAGTTGGAAGAACATCATACGGTGCGCAACAGTGCCGGGATGTTTGATGTGTCGCATATGACCATTGTCGATTTACGCGGTGCCCGCACGCGCGAATTTCTGCGCTATCTGTTGGCGAACGATGTTGCCAAACTCACCCAACCGGGTAAAGCGCTGTATAGCGCTATGCTGCTGCCTTCTGGCGGCGTGATTGACGATTTGATCGTTTATTTCCTGACAGAAGACTATTTCCGTCTGGTAGTGAACTCCGCCACCCGTGACAAAGATCTGGCCTGGATCAGCGAGCATGCTACGTCTTTCGGGGTTGATATTCAGGTGCGCGACGATCTGGCGTTGATCGCCATTCAGGGGCCGCAGGCACAGGAAAAAGTACAAGGTTTACTGACGGAAAAACAGCGTCGGCAGGTGGCAGGCATGAAGCCATTTTTTGGCGTGCAGGCAGATGACTGGTTTATTGCCACGACGGGCTATACTGGCGAAGCGGGCTATGAGATCGCCCTGCCACAAGAGCAGGTCGTCAGTACCTGGCAGCAGTTGTTGGCAGTGGGTGTTAAACCTTGTGGACTGGGTGCGCGCGACACGCTACGTCTGGAAGCTGGCATGAATCTCTATGGTCAGGATATGGATGAAAGTATTTCACCACTGGCCGCTAATATGGGATGGACTATTGCCTGGCAGCCGGAAGATCGTCAGTTCATCGGCCGTGAAGCACTGGAGCTCCAGCGAGCTACCGGCACTGAGCAGTTGGTCGGGTTGGTCATGACGGAAAAAGGCGTGCTGCGTAATGCGCTGCCGGTTCATTTTACCGATACCCACGGTGTTATGCAGGAAGGTGTTATCACCAGTGGTTCGTTCTCGCCGACGTTGGGTGTCAGCATTGCGCTGGCGCGGGTACCCGCAGGTATCGGTGAAAACGCGATTGTTCAGATTCGTAATCGAGAAGTCTCCGTGCGAGTAACCAAACCGAATTTTGTCCGCGCAGGAAAATCGATTGTTCAGTATTAA
- a CDS encoding restriction endonuclease — translation MIPSYQQFMQPFLEIAHNARGQEVKLRDVINQLANQFGLTEEERVETLPSGKQPVLDNRVGWAKTYLIKAGMLDSPRRAHFIITSRGIDALKDPNVEINNDYLKQFDEFVAFKQKSNEIELQPTQIYEPGIDTESDITPDEALLNAYKRINDALAEEMLSRTRKVSPAFFETLLIELLLAMGYGGSGEGAAQALGKSGDNGIDGVINQDPLGVDQIYIQAKRYAEGNNISASDIRGFFGALNLKKAQKGIFITTSDFTPSAVQTAKDLSTRIVLINGKELAKLMLHYNIGSRDEQVLYLKKIDEEFFEAS, via the coding sequence GTGATACCAAGTTACCAGCAATTTATGCAGCCTTTTCTTGAGATTGCCCATAATGCTCGTGGACAGGAAGTTAAACTGCGGGATGTTATCAATCAGCTTGCAAACCAGTTTGGTTTAACTGAAGAAGAGCGTGTTGAAACCCTGCCTAGTGGCAAACAACCGGTACTCGATAATCGTGTTGGGTGGGCCAAAACCTATTTGATCAAAGCAGGGATGCTAGATTCGCCCCGCAGAGCTCACTTTATCATCACTTCTCGTGGTATCGATGCACTGAAAGACCCCAACGTAGAGATCAATAACGATTACTTAAAGCAATTTGATGAGTTTGTGGCCTTTAAGCAAAAAAGTAATGAGATAGAACTTCAGCCAACACAAATCTATGAACCCGGAATTGATACCGAGAGCGATATCACACCTGATGAAGCGTTGTTAAATGCATATAAACGTATTAACGATGCTCTGGCTGAAGAGATGCTTTCTCGCACCCGAAAAGTGTCCCCCGCGTTTTTTGAAACGCTGCTAATCGAGCTTTTACTTGCCATGGGCTATGGCGGTAGTGGCGAAGGCGCGGCCCAAGCATTAGGAAAATCTGGCGATAACGGTATTGATGGTGTAATTAACCAAGACCCGTTAGGCGTTGACCAAATATACATACAAGCCAAACGCTATGCCGAAGGCAACAACATTAGCGCCAGCGATATCCGCGGCTTTTTTGGAGCATTGAATCTTAAAAAAGCACAGAAAGGGATTTTCATTACTACGTCAGATTTCACGCCATCAGCAGTACAAACCGCCAAAGATTTATCTACACGTATTGTACTAATTAATGGCAAAGAATTAGCCAAACTCATGTTGCATTACAACATCGGCAGTCGTGATGAACAGGTATTATACCTGAAGAAAATTGACGAAGAGTTTTTTGAAGCCAGTTAA
- a CDS encoding IS3 family transposase (programmed frameshift) — protein sequence MNQYVKRTQRDYPLSFKLAVVEQVEKGEMTYRQAQDRYGIQGSHTVMTWLRKYGQLDWFSSSPARTCGVNMPKMPLTPEQRIKELEQQLAESEVKAQFFEAVVKVMNTEFGATLNKKAVSHIITQAQAPGLTVTRVCRFMGISRQAWYQSLQRERGREILAQNIIEQVTAIRLQQPRLGTRKLHYLLRQHAEPALHVGRDRLFQILRCSRLLVMPKRAYHKTTNSHHRFHRHPNLLKSGENQVVASHSEQVWVADITYLPLRHGTAYVSLVTDAWSRKIVGYHVHESLHTRHVAAALKMALVSKRTAAPLIHHSDRGIQYCSTEYQALHERHGVICSMTDGYDCYQNALAERVNGILKMEYLLVRPEDIVQARKMVRESVEIYNTRRPHLSLKYKTPDEVHQAF from the exons ATGAACCAATATGTTAAACGCACGCAACGCGATTACCCTCTATCCTTTAAATTGGCCGTTGTCGAACAGGTCGAAAAAGGTGAAATGACTTACCGCCAGGCGCAAGACCGCTACGGCATTCAAGGTAGCCACACCGTCATGACGTGGCTACGCAAGTACGGTCAACTTGACTGGTTTTCCTCCTCTCCTGCAAGAACGTGCGGAGTTAACATGCCCAAAATGCCTCTCACTCCCGAGCAACGAATTAAAGAGCTCGAACAGCAACTCGCTGAATCAGAAGTCAAAGCCCAGTTTTTTGAAGCGGTTGTGAAGGTCATGAACACAGAGTTCGGAGCCACACTGA ACAAAAAAGCAGTTAGCCACATTATCACGCAAGCACAAGCGCCGGGACTCACAGTAACGCGTGTGTGCCGGTTCATGGGGATTAGCCGACAGGCGTGGTATCAGTCTTTGCAGCGTGAGCGTGGAAGAGAAATACTGGCTCAAAATATCATTGAACAAGTGACAGCCATTCGGTTGCAACAGCCCCGTTTGGGAACGCGTAAATTGCATTACTTGTTGCGACAACACGCAGAACCGGCGTTACATGTTGGCCGTGATCGCCTGTTCCAGATACTGCGTTGCTCGCGGTTACTGGTGATGCCTAAACGGGCCTATCACAAAACGACGAATAGCCATCATCGCTTTCACCGTCACCCTAACTTACTGAAGTCAGGTGAAAATCAGGTTGTTGCCAGCCACTCGGAACAGGTATGGGTCGCGGATATCACGTACCTTCCACTACGTCATGGAACGGCGTATGTCAGTCTGGTGACCGATGCCTGGTCGAGAAAAATAGTGGGATATCATGTGCATGAAAGTCTGCATACCCGGCATGTGGCCGCCGCGCTCAAAATGGCATTGGTGAGCAAGCGCACAGCCGCTCCGCTGATACATCACTCAGACCGAGGTATTCAGTACTGTTCAACAGAATATCAGGCGCTACATGAACGTCACGGTGTCATCTGCTCGATGACGGATGGATATGACTGTTATCAGAATGCGCTGGCGGAACGGGTAAACGGAATATTAAAAATGGAATATCTGCTCGTCAGGCCAGAAGATATCGTGCAGGCAAGAAAGATGGTCAGGGAGTCAGTGGAAATCTACAACACACGGCGCCCCCATCTGTCTTTAAAATACAAAACGCCCGATGAAGTTCATCAGGCGTTTTAA
- the gcvP gene encoding aminomethyl-transferring glycine dehydrogenase, whose translation MTQTLSQLEHDSAFVERHLGPSASQQQQMLATIGAESLDALTRQIVPIDIQLPSPPAVGEAVTEHQALAELKAIAGRNQRYKSYIGMGYHAVLMPPVILRNVLENPGWYTAYTPYQPEVSQGRLEALLNFQQVTQDLTGLDLASASLLDEATAAAEAMAMAKRISKLKQANCFFVADDVHPQTLDVVRTRALTLGFEVVTGKAQDALKHDDVFGVLLQQCGTTGELHDYRALMADLKKRKVISCMAADIMALVLLAAPGKQGADMVFGSAQRFGVPMGYGGPHAAFFACNDEYKRAMPGRLIGVSRDAAGNTALRMAMQTREQHIRREKANSNICTSQVLLANIAGMYAVYHGPEGLARIAQRIHRLTDILAYGLQQRGLTLRHQTWFDTITVDVADKAAVLSRAQRFGINLRSDLNGAVGIALDEATRRDDVLTLFAVLLGDNHGLNIDTLDAAVSAQSASIPAALWRNDAILTHPVFNRYHSETEMMRYLHRLESKDLALNQAMIPLGSCTMKLNAVAEMLPITWPEFAELHPFCPPEQALGYRQLIEQLSGWLVQLTGYDAICMQPNSGAQGEYAGMLAIRRYHESRNDAARTICLIPSSAHGTNPASAHMAGMDVVVVACDKQGNIDLHDLREKAQQADDHLACIMVTYPSTHGVYEETIREVCQIVHQYGGQVYLDGANMNAQVGITTPGYIGADVSHLNLHKTFCIPHGGGGPGMGPIGVKAHLAPFVPGHTVVTMDGMLTQQGAVSAAPFGSASILPISWMYIRMMGAEGLKQASQVAILNANYVAARLNEAYPVLYTGRGGRVAHECILDIRPLKESSGISEMDVAKRLIDYGFHAPTMSFPVAGTLMIEPTESESQAELDRFIDAMLAIREEIDRVVSGEWPLDDNPLVNAPHTQTELAGDWQHPYSRELAVFPAGQSHKYWPAVKRLDDVYGDRNLFCSCVPMSDYE comes from the coding sequence ATGACCCAGACTCTCAGTCAACTTGAACACGACAGCGCTTTTGTTGAACGTCACCTCGGCCCGTCTGCCAGCCAGCAGCAACAGATGTTGGCGACTATCGGTGCCGAGTCACTGGATGCGCTTACCCGGCAGATTGTCCCTATTGATATTCAGTTACCCAGCCCGCCTGCGGTGGGAGAGGCAGTAACGGAACATCAGGCACTGGCGGAGCTGAAAGCTATCGCTGGCCGCAATCAACGTTACAAAAGCTACATCGGAATGGGCTATCACGCCGTACTGATGCCACCGGTGATTCTGCGTAACGTGCTGGAAAACCCGGGTTGGTATACCGCTTATACGCCGTATCAACCGGAAGTGTCGCAAGGGCGACTGGAAGCGTTGCTGAATTTCCAACAGGTGACTCAAGACCTGACTGGCCTGGATCTGGCCTCGGCCTCATTGCTGGATGAAGCGACTGCGGCGGCAGAAGCGATGGCAATGGCTAAGCGCATCAGCAAACTCAAGCAGGCAAACTGCTTTTTTGTAGCGGATGATGTGCATCCGCAAACGTTGGATGTGGTGCGTACCCGTGCCCTGACACTGGGTTTTGAGGTTGTCACCGGCAAGGCGCAGGATGCGCTGAAACATGATGATGTGTTTGGTGTGCTGTTACAGCAGTGTGGGACGACCGGCGAACTGCATGATTACCGCGCGCTGATGGCCGATCTGAAAAAACGAAAGGTTATCAGTTGCATGGCTGCCGATATCATGGCGCTGGTGTTGTTGGCCGCACCAGGCAAACAAGGCGCCGATATGGTGTTTGGCTCGGCCCAGCGTTTTGGCGTGCCGATGGGATACGGCGGCCCGCATGCGGCGTTTTTTGCCTGCAACGATGAATACAAACGCGCCATGCCGGGACGACTCATTGGCGTGTCCCGCGATGCTGCCGGTAATACAGCGCTGCGCATGGCGATGCAGACTCGCGAACAGCATATCCGCCGTGAAAAGGCCAACTCCAATATTTGTACATCGCAGGTATTGCTGGCGAACATCGCCGGAATGTATGCGGTTTATCATGGTCCTGAAGGGTTGGCGCGTATTGCCCAGCGTATTCATCGGCTGACGGATATCCTGGCTTATGGTCTGCAACAACGCGGCCTGACACTGCGTCATCAAACCTGGTTTGACACCATTACTGTTGACGTGGCTGATAAAGCCGCTGTGTTGAGTCGGGCGCAACGTTTTGGCATCAACTTACGCAGTGATCTGAACGGTGCGGTGGGTATCGCGTTGGATGAAGCCACCCGCCGTGATGATGTATTGACACTGTTTGCCGTTCTGTTGGGTGATAATCACGGGTTGAACATTGATACGCTCGATGCCGCCGTCAGCGCTCAGTCAGCGTCTATTCCCGCAGCGTTATGGCGGAATGACGCCATCCTGACCCATCCGGTTTTCAACCGTTACCACAGCGAAACCGAAATGATGCGTTATCTGCATCGTCTGGAGAGCAAGGATCTGGCGCTGAATCAGGCGATGATCCCGTTGGGTTCCTGCACCATGAAACTTAACGCGGTAGCTGAAATGTTGCCGATTACCTGGCCGGAATTTGCCGAACTGCATCCATTCTGCCCACCAGAGCAGGCGCTGGGATATCGTCAGTTGATCGAACAGCTTTCCGGCTGGTTGGTACAGTTGACTGGCTATGACGCCATTTGCATGCAGCCGAACTCCGGGGCGCAGGGTGAATATGCCGGTATGCTGGCGATTCGTCGCTATCATGAAAGCCGTAACGACGCGGCGCGTACTATCTGTTTAATCCCCAGTTCGGCCCACGGCACCAACCCGGCTTCGGCACATATGGCGGGAATGGATGTGGTGGTGGTGGCCTGTGACAAACAGGGCAATATCGATCTGCATGATCTGCGGGAAAAAGCCCAGCAGGCGGATGATCATCTTGCCTGCATTATGGTGACGTATCCGTCTACTCATGGCGTGTATGAAGAAACCATCCGTGAAGTATGCCAGATTGTGCATCAGTACGGCGGTCAGGTGTATCTGGATGGCGCCAACATGAACGCCCAGGTTGGCATTACCACACCGGGCTACATCGGTGCTGATGTATCGCATCTCAACCTGCATAAAACCTTCTGTATTCCGCATGGCGGCGGTGGGCCGGGCATGGGACCGATTGGTGTGAAAGCCCATCTGGCCCCGTTCGTTCCGGGCCATACCGTGGTAACAATGGATGGCATGCTGACGCAGCAAGGCGCCGTTTCCGCCGCGCCGTTTGGCAGTGCGTCAATTCTGCCGATCAGCTGGATGTATATCCGCATGATGGGCGCGGAAGGATTGAAGCAGGCCAGTCAGGTGGCGATTCTGAATGCCAACTACGTGGCAGCCAGGCTGAATGAAGCTTATCCCGTGTTGTACACTGGCCGTGGCGGACGCGTGGCGCATGAATGTATTCTGGATATTCGTCCGCTGAAGGAGAGCAGTGGTATCAGTGAAATGGACGTTGCCAAACGCTTGATCGACTACGGTTTCCATGCCCCAACCATGTCGTTCCCGGTAGCAGGGACGTTGATGATTGAACCCACAGAGTCTGAAAGTCAGGCTGAGCTGGACCGTTTTATTGATGCCATGCTGGCGATTCGGGAAGAGATTGACCGTGTAGTTAGTGGCGAATGGCCACTGGATGACAACCCGTTGGTTAACGCGCCGCATACGCAAACCGAGCTGGCTGGTGACTGGCAACACCCATACAGTCGTGAACTGGCGGTATTCCCGGCTGGACAGAGCCACAAATACTGGCCGGCAGTGAAGCGCCTGGATGACGTTTATGGCGACCGTAACCTGTTCTGCTCCTGTGTACCGATGAGCGACTATGAGTAA
- a CDS encoding hemolysin III family protein, protein MTKKIWGLDYSLAEEIANSISHGIGCVFGIVGLVLLLVQAVNNGDNTLALTSYSLYGGSLILLFLASTLYHGISHPRAKLWLKKFDHCAIYLLIAGTYTPFLLVGLNTPLADGLMIVIWSMALLGVIFKLAFAHRFEVLSLMTYLVMGWSSLVVIYQLVMKISAGGITLLVIGGAFYTLGVIFYVCKRIPFNHAIWHGFVLGGSLCHFLAIYLYV, encoded by the coding sequence ATGACAAAGAAAATATGGGGTTTGGATTATTCGTTGGCAGAAGAAATTGCCAACAGCATTAGCCACGGGATTGGCTGTGTATTCGGGATTGTCGGGTTGGTGTTGCTACTGGTGCAGGCGGTGAACAATGGTGATAATACTCTGGCCCTTACCAGTTACAGCCTGTACGGCGGTAGTTTGATTCTGCTGTTTCTGGCTTCAACGCTTTATCATGGCATTTCTCATCCACGGGCAAAACTCTGGCTGAAGAAGTTTGATCACTGTGCCATCTATTTGCTGATAGCTGGAACCTATACGCCGTTTCTGTTGGTGGGATTGAATACCCCGTTGGCTGACGGGTTGATGATTGTCATCTGGAGCATGGCGTTGTTGGGTGTGATATTCAAGCTGGCGTTCGCACACCGTTTTGAAGTGCTGTCATTAATGACGTATCTGGTTATGGGTTGGTCGTCGCTGGTTGTCATCTACCAGTTGGTGATGAAGATTTCTGCCGGCGGTATTACACTACTGGTTATCGGTGGCGCGTTTTATACGCTGGGCGTTATCTTCTATGTATGCAAGCGTATTCCCTTCAACCATGCTATCTGGCACGGTTTTGTGCTGGGCGGCAGTCTGTGTCATTTTCTGGCGATCTATTTGTATGTCTGA
- the fucO gene encoding lactaldehyde reductase produces the protein MTHRMILNETSYFGSGAITHLVEEVTRRDFKKALVVTDKDLIKYGVVGKVTTLLDNASLPYEIYDEVVPNPTISVVQNGVAHFKASKADYLIAIGGGSPQDTCKAIGIIINNPEFADVRSLEGVAATKRPSVPIFAIPTTSGTAAEVTINYVITDEEKRRKFVCVDPHDIPIVAIIDADMMTSMPASLKAATGIDALTHAIEGFTTKGAWELTDMMHIKAIEIISRSLRDSVAGKAQGVEEMALGQYIAGMGFSNVGLGLVHGMAHPLGAFYNTPHGVANAILLPHIMAWNADYTGEKFRAIAVAMGVKDVQNMSISKAREAAIQAVKQLSQDVDIPARLRQVGVKEEDIPALAQAAFDDVCTGGNPRSTSVEEIKTLYQSIF, from the coding sequence ATGACACATAGAATGATACTGAACGAGACATCGTACTTTGGTAGTGGCGCGATCACTCACCTCGTCGAGGAAGTAACAAGGCGGGATTTCAAAAAAGCGTTAGTGGTTACCGACAAAGATCTGATCAAATACGGCGTAGTGGGTAAAGTAACCACACTGCTGGACAACGCATCGTTACCTTATGAAATATATGATGAAGTCGTGCCCAACCCTACCATCAGCGTGGTGCAGAATGGGGTTGCGCACTTTAAGGCTAGCAAAGCGGATTATCTGATTGCCATTGGTGGTGGTTCACCACAGGACACCTGCAAAGCCATTGGCATTATTATCAATAACCCGGAATTTGCCGATGTTCGCAGTCTGGAAGGCGTGGCGGCAACCAAACGGCCCAGTGTGCCGATCTTTGCTATCCCTACCACATCGGGTACGGCAGCAGAAGTTACCATCAACTACGTTATCACTGATGAAGAAAAGCGACGGAAATTCGTCTGTGTGGATCCACATGACATTCCCATCGTCGCCATTATTGACGCCGATATGATGACCAGCATGCCGGCCTCGCTAAAAGCAGCCACCGGTATTGACGCGTTGACTCACGCCATTGAGGGGTTTACCACCAAAGGCGCCTGGGAATTGACGGATATGATGCACATAAAGGCCATCGAAATTATCAGCCGTTCACTACGTGATTCCGTGGCTGGCAAGGCTCAGGGAGTGGAAGAAATGGCGCTGGGGCAATATATCGCCGGCATGGGTTTCTCCAACGTCGGTCTGGGGTTGGTACACGGAATGGCCCACCCGCTGGGGGCGTTCTATAACACACCGCATGGTGTCGCCAACGCGATTCTACTGCCGCATATCATGGCCTGGAACGCCGACTATACCGGTGAGAAATTCCGCGCTATCGCAGTGGCAATGGGAGTGAAAGATGTACAGAATATGTCGATATCCAAAGCCAGGGAAGCCGCTATTCAAGCTGTGAAGCAACTATCGCAGGATGTGGATATTCCCGCCCGTCTGCGCCAGGTTGGCGTGAAAGAAGAAGATATTCCGGCATTGGCACAAGCCGCCTTTGATGATGTCTGCACCGGTGGCAACCCACGCTCCACCAGTGTGGAAGAAATAAAAACGTTGTATCAGTCTATCTTCTGA
- a CDS encoding HD domain-containing protein yields MSLASTVLNFGSLTDVVGFLMEIDKLKSVQRRSKVIGTSRHEDSAEHSWHFAVAVMSLAPYAGKDVDIQRVIQMALIHDIVEIDAGDVLVYDLPARAAVHQQEVAAAARIFGLLPEPQRHYFQQLWQEYETGETASAQFALMIDRIMPVLMNLHNGGQSWVENGIRLEQVLARNTFINDINPELWQHMKQHLEAAQSKGWLK; encoded by the coding sequence ATGTCTCTTGCTTCAACCGTATTGAATTTTGGCTCCCTGACCGACGTAGTCGGGTTTTTAATGGAAATTGACAAGTTAAAAAGCGTGCAACGCCGTTCAAAAGTGATCGGCACATCACGCCATGAAGATTCCGCTGAACATAGCTGGCACTTTGCCGTCGCGGTAATGAGTCTGGCGCCTTACGCGGGAAAAGACGTGGATATTCAACGCGTCATTCAGATGGCGTTAATCCACGACATCGTTGAAATCGACGCAGGTGATGTTCTGGTCTACGACTTGCCCGCTCGCGCTGCGGTACATCAGCAGGAAGTTGCCGCCGCCGCACGTATCTTCGGCCTGCTGCCGGAGCCGCAACGACATTATTTCCAACAGTTATGGCAGGAATATGAAACCGGGGAAACAGCCAGCGCCCAATTTGCACTGATGATTGACCGCATCATGCCAGTCCTGATGAATTTGCATAATGGTGGTCAGAGCTGGGTGGAAAACGGCATCCGGCTGGAACAGGTATTGGCCCGTAACACCTTTATCAACGACATCAATCCAGAACTGTGGCAACACATGAAGCAACATCTGGAAGCCGCACAGAGCAAAGGTTGGCTGAAATAG
- the alsS gene encoding acetolactate synthase AlsS produces MNVGQQKGIDQPRKQDQPANGEPQHWSSGAELIVKHLEKQGVKYVFGIPGAKIDRVYDALVDSTIQTIPVRHEANGAFMAAAIGRLTGKAGVTVVTSGPGCSNLVTGLATATAEGDPVVAMGGAVKRADRLKLTHQSLDTVSLFHPVTKFSAEITASSAISEVLANAFRAAEFGRPGAAFISLPEDIINDPATGPILAYPHLPTFNSAPAVNVERVARMIEKAKNPILLLGLMASRPENAQALRRLLHHSQLPVTSTYQAAGVIDQQHFDHFAGRVGLFNNQAGDKLLQQADLIITVGYSPIEYAPSLWNSGNATLIHIDVLPAEIDTAYRPDIELVGDICITIDMLNEYIHSPLHLSSSSIAILEERTQLRQQLAARGINMSGFAIHPLRLVRAMQDLVNKDVTLCVDMGSFHIWLARYLYSFRARQILMTNGQQTMGVALPWAIGASLVNPHQKVVSVSGDGGFMQSSMELETAVRLQSNILHIIWVDNAYNMVEIQEEKKYRRSSGVKFGPIDFKAYAESFGAKGFAVESADELVSKLWQAMDVQGPAVIAIPVDYSDNHYLMENLNISQLI; encoded by the coding sequence ATGAATGTTGGCCAACAAAAGGGTATTGATCAACCCCGAAAACAGGATCAACCAGCAAACGGAGAGCCGCAACACTGGTCCAGTGGTGCGGAGTTGATAGTCAAACACCTGGAAAAGCAAGGGGTTAAGTATGTGTTTGGTATTCCTGGCGCTAAAATAGATCGTGTTTATGATGCGTTGGTTGATTCAACCATCCAGACTATCCCGGTACGTCATGAGGCGAATGGCGCTTTTATGGCGGCGGCAATAGGACGTTTGACAGGGAAAGCCGGGGTGACAGTGGTAACATCAGGTCCCGGCTGCTCCAATCTGGTGACGGGACTGGCGACGGCGACGGCGGAAGGCGATCCGGTGGTGGCGATGGGCGGGGCGGTTAAGCGTGCGGATCGGCTGAAGCTCACCCATCAGAGTCTGGATACGGTTAGCCTGTTCCATCCGGTAACCAAGTTCAGTGCTGAAATCACCGCATCGTCTGCCATTTCTGAAGTGCTCGCCAATGCTTTTCGTGCGGCGGAATTTGGCCGTCCCGGTGCTGCGTTTATCAGTTTGCCGGAAGATATTATTAATGACCCGGCGACCGGTCCGATTTTGGCTTATCCACATTTGCCGACTTTTAATAGCGCACCCGCGGTTAATGTTGAACGGGTAGCTCGCATGATTGAAAAAGCGAAAAATCCGATTTTGTTGCTGGGATTAATGGCGAGCCGGCCTGAAAATGCACAGGCGTTACGCCGTTTGTTGCACCACAGTCAGTTGCCAGTGACCAGTACCTATCAGGCTGCTGGGGTCATTGACCAGCAACATTTCGACCATTTTGCCGGGCGGGTTGGCTTGTTCAATAATCAGGCGGGAGACAAGCTGTTACAGCAGGCAGATCTGATCATTACCGTGGGGTACAGTCCGATTGAATATGCGCCATCACTGTGGAACAGTGGTAACGCAACGCTGATACATATTGATGTTTTACCGGCCGAAATTGATACCGCGTATCGCCCGGATATCGAGCTGGTGGGCGATATCTGTATCACCATCGATATGCTTAATGAATATATTCACTCCCCTCTGCATCTTTCGTCGTCATCAATAGCCATTCTGGAAGAGCGTACCCAACTGCGCCAACAGTTGGCTGCACGCGGCATCAATATGAGCGGCTTTGCTATCCATCCGTTACGGTTGGTACGGGCGATGCAGGATTTGGTCAATAAGGATGTCACGTTGTGTGTGGATATGGGCAGTTTTCATATCTGGCTGGCGCGTTATCTGTATAGCTTCCGGGCGCGCCAGATTCTGATGACTAATGGTCAGCAAACGATGGGGGTGGCGCTGCCTTGGGCAATTGGTGCATCGCTGGTGAATCCGCATCAGAAGGTGGTTTCGGTATCGGGTGATGGTGGCTTTATGCAATCCAGTATGGAACTGGAAACCGCGGTACGTTTGCAGAGCAATATTCTGCATATCATCTGGGTTGATAACGCCTACAACATGGTTGAGATTCAGGAAGAGAAAAAATATCGCCGTTCGTCAGGCGTGAAATTTGGCCCGATTGACTTCAAGGCTTATGCCGAATCCTTTGGCGCCAAAGGATTTGCAGTAGAGTCCGCTGACGAGCTGGTAAGTAAGCTGTGGCAGGCGATGGATGTGCAAGGGCCTGCGGTGATTGCGATTCCGGTGGATTATTCCGACAACCATTACCTGATGGAGAATCTGAATATCAGTCAGCTTATCTGA